The Corvus moneduloides isolate bCorMon1 chromosome 18, bCorMon1.pri, whole genome shotgun sequence genome window below encodes:
- the LOC116453033 gene encoding acyl-CoA dehydrogenase family member 11-like isoform X2 encodes MFLCRLPWRRSSAACKLRQSGHFLPRERCQMLSIKGISTTVGQEQQASMQEQQVLEDLEVPLARRETETLFQEQPETGNQYLEDTLLRSYLKTHLPPKVLEEVHQDLERFGNRLLTKIQPLGWECELNPPVFRQYDAWGRRVDHIHTCSAWRRMKEISAEEGLIAEAYERRYSNWSRLYQAVKLYLFSSSSGGFSCPLAMTDGAAKVIESLGIPGSLKNAFSRLTSRDPEKFWTSGQWMTERRGGSDVANGTETVAREQPDGTYRLYGFKWFTSAADSDVTLTLARIADAEGQCTQGSRGLSLFFLRVRDEEGKLNSIQVQRLKDKLGTRQMATAELWLQGARAELISAEGRGVAAISNMLNITRIHNVISAVASMRRMISLSRDYARKRLAFGKLLKDHPLHMQTIARMEVQVRGAFLLLMEIVRLLGLAETNLASEQDQLLLRLLIPVAKLYTGKQASAVAVEAMESFGGQGYMEDTGLPVMLRDTLVLSIWEGTTNILSLDVLRSLTKSQGQVMAAFLSTVQKKLELASGTEELAPGVQRTREAIGSLQEFMAAAGSEQALTMELAARDFSYSLARIYTGALLMEHAARPDASFTDVCAALRWCNQELCPVAVESGRGSYRGGAALQDGALVFGSSRL; translated from the exons ATGTTTCTCTGTCGCTTGCCCTGGCGGAGATCCAGTGCCGCCTGCAAGTTGAGGCAATCAGGTCACTTTCTGCCTCGGGAGAGGTGCCAAATGCTGAGTATTAAAGGAATCAGCACGACCGTGGGGCAGGAGCAACAGGCCAGCATGCAGGAACAACAAGTGTTAGAAGATCTGGAAGTGCCCCTTGCAAGGAGAGAAACGGAGACCCTCTTCCAAGAGCAGCCTGAGACTGGGAACCAGTACTTGGAGGACACTTTGCTTCGGAGTTACTTGAAAACACACCTTCCTCCCAAG GTACTGGAGGAGGTGCATCAGGACCTGGAGAGGTTTGGAAACCGCCTGCTAACCAAGATCCAACCTCTGGGCTGGGAATGTGAGCTGAACCCCCCCGTGTTCCGGCAGTACGATGCCTGGGGGCGGCGCGTGGATCACATCCACACGTGCTCGGCATGGAGGAGGATGAAGGAGATTTCGGCAGAAGAGGGGCTGATTGCTGAGGCCTATGAGAGAAGATACTCCAACTGGAG ccgCCTGTACCAGGCTGTCAAACTGTACTTGTTCTCAAGCTCCTCTGGAGGTTTCAGCTGTCCACTGGCCATGACTGATGGGGCAGCCAAAGTCATTGAG TCACTGGGTATTCCTGGATCTCTGAAAAACGCTTTTTCCCGTCTGACATCCCGTGACCCCGAGAAGTTCTGGACCTCTGGCCAGTGGATGACCGAGCGAAGGGGTGGCTCAGATGTTG cTAATGGCACCGAGACCGTGGCCAGGGAGCAGCCGGATGGCACTTATCGTCTGTATGGATTTAAGTGGTTCACATCAGCAGCTGATTCTGATGTGACATTAACCCTGGCCAGGATAGCAGATGCTGAAGGACAG TGTACTCAGGGGTCCAGAGGCCTGTCCCTGTTCTTCCTGAGGGTTCGGGATGAGGAGGGGAAGCTGAACAGCATCCAGGTGCAAAGGCTGAAGGACAAGCTGGGCACAAGGCAGATGGCAAcggcagagctgtggctgcaaggagccagagcagagctg ATCTCCGCAGAGGGTCGTGGAGTGGCTGCCATCTCCAACATGCTGAACATCACTCGGATCCACAATGTCATTAGTGCAGTGGCTTCCATGAGAAG GATGATCAGTCTGAGCAGGGACTACGCCCGCAAGCGCCTGGCCTTCGGGAAGCTCCTCAAGGACCATCCCCTGCACATGCAGACGATAGCACGAATGGAG GTGCAGGTGAGAGGGGCGTTTCTGCTGCTTATGGAGATCGTTCGCCTGCTGGGCCTGGCTGAAACCAACCTGGCGAGTGAGCAGGACCAGCTGCTCCTGAGGCTGCTCATCCCAGTTGCCAAACTGTACACAGGGAAGCAG GCTTCTGCTGTGGCTGTTGAGGCAATGGAGAGTTTTGGAGGCCAAGGTTACATGGAGGACACAGGCTTGCCAGTCATGCTCCGGGATACTCTG gTGCTGTCCATATGGGAGGGGACAACAAATATCCTGTCCCTGGATGTGCTGCGATCCCTCACCAAGAGCCAGGGGCAGGTGATGGCTGCGTTCCTGTCCACAGTGCAG AAAAAGCTGGAACTGGCTTCAGGCACTGAGGAACTGGCCCCAGGCGTGCAGCGGACACGGGAAGCCATCGGGAGCCTCCAAGAGTTCATGGCAGCTGCGGGCTCAGAGCAGGCACTGACCAtggagctggcagccagggaCTTCTCCTACAGCCTGGCACGGATCTACACAG GAGCTCTTTTAATGGAACACGCAGCTCGGCCTGACGCTTCCTTCACAGACGTCTGCGCTGCCCTGAG GTGGTGCAACCAGGAGCTGTGTCCGGTGGCCGTGGAGTCAGGGAGGGGCAGCTACCGGGGCGGGGCAGCGCTCCAGGACGGCGCCCTGGTGTTCGGGAGCAGCCGGCTCTGA
- the HORMAD2 gene encoding HORMA domain-containing protein 2 isoform X4 — MELSENMQFTSLQKLQNGLENSPCDESATNGILNSFLSFLKLLSNHREFVTGLCSEDVKQASRLLLRTLYLLMQDLGPLPNDITLTMKLLYYNDVTPKDYQPPGFKEDGSPGDLLFNGDPVNLRVGSVSTDFHLMKVRVTTDKKRVRKADSNLIQKNGPTEISHQGLDCEEEEEEESTKSHSPPVRADSSEHEGDKSDTHPGRKMEASFCLEDKGRKRKMEIKETDRMPCSRACQQASHVQKCHDRRRLKDETCHVQSNRKAFFCGNVIILNFCRREKKQQGLSLSVYQERLYLMRSSQNIFPSKPAEATQTQAMKRERFRDELASPSCELRPCWEE; from the exons ATGGAATTGAGTGAGAACATGCAATTCACTTCTCTTCAAAAACTGCAGAATGGACTTGAAAATAGCCCCTGTGATGAATCGGCTACAAATGGGATCCTCAACTCATTCCTCTCATTCCTGAAATTGCTTAG CAACCACAGGGAATTTGTGACTGGGCTGTGCAGCGAGGATGTCAAACAGGCCAGCAGGCTCCTGCTGCGGACACTGTACCTGCTCATGCAGGACCTCGGGCCACTGCCCAATGACATCACCCTCACCATGAAACTCCTCTACTACAACGATG TCACTCCCAAGGATTACCAGCCCCCTGGCTTCAAGGAAGATGGCAGCCCTGGTGACCTGTTGTTTAATGGGGATCCCGTCAACCTGAGAGTGGGGTCAGTGTCCACTGACTTCCACCTTATGAAAGTCAGAGTGACAACTGACAAGAAGAGGGTGAGGAAGGCTGACAGCAACCTGATCCAGAAGAATGGCCCTACTGAGATCTCCCACCAAGGGCTGGACTgcgaggaagaggaagaggaggagagcacAAAG AGTCACTCTCCCCCTGTCAGAGCAGATTCAAGTGAGCATGAAGGGGACAAAAGTGACACCCATCCAGGCAGGAAAATGGAAGCATCTTTTTGCCTTGAAGATAAAG GTAGAAAGAGGAAGATGGAAATAAAGGAGACGGACAGGATGCCTTGCTCAAGAGCATGTCAGCAG GCAAGCCACGTTCAGAAGTGCCACGACAGAAGGCGGTTGAAGGATGAAACCTGCCATGTGCAGAGCAAtaggaaagcatttttctgtggCAATGTCATTATCTTGAActtttgcagaagagaaaaaaagcagcaaggttTATCTCTGTCTGTCTATCAAGAGAGGCTGTATCTGATGAGAAGTTCCCAGAACATTTTCCCCTCCAAACCAGCTGAAGCTACACAGACCCAAGCAATGAAGAGAGAAAGATTCAGAGATGAGCTTGCCTCTCCTTCCTGTGAGCTCAGGCCATGCTGGGAGGAGTGA
- the HORMAD2 gene encoding HORMA domain-containing protein 2 isoform X2 codes for MAAQQLLRQKKKRSKEAVLFPENITTEQQSLVLVKRLLAVSVSCITYMRGLFPESSYGTRYLDDLCLKILREDKSCLGSLQIVKWIQGCFDALEKQYLHVAVLATVTELYQFKFKYKKKVPQMDISSNHREFVTGLCSEDVKQASRLLLRTLYLLMQDLGPLPNDITLTMKLLYYNDVTPKDYQPPGFKEDGSPGDLLFNGDPVNLRVGSVSTDFHLMKVRVTTDKKRVRKADSNLIQKNGPTEISHQGLDCEEEEEEESTKSHSPPVRADSSEHEGDKSDTHPGRKMEASFCLEDKGRKRKMEIKETDRMPCSRACQQASHVQKCHDRRRLKDETCHVQSNRKAFFCGNVIILNFCRREKKQQGLSLSVYQERLYLMRSSQNIFPSKPAEATQTQAMKRERFRDELASPSCELRPCWEE; via the exons AtggctgctcagcagctgctcaggcaaaagaaaaagcgCTCTAAG GAAGCAGTGCTATTCCCTGAGAACATCACCACGGAGCAGCAGTCCCTGGTGCTGGTGAAAAGGCTCCTGGCTGTCTCCGTGTCCTGCATAACCTACATGAGGGGGCTGTTCCCAGAGAGCTCCTACGGCACTCGCTATCTGGATG ACCTCTGTCTAAAAATTCTCCGAGAAGATAAAAGCTGTCTGGGATCGTTGCAGATAGTCAAGTG gaTTCAAGGTTGTTTTGATGCTTTGGAGAAGCAGTAT CTACACGTGGCTGTCCTTGCA ACAGTCACTGAACTGTATCAATTCAAATTCAAGTACAAAAAGAAGGTGCCCCAGATGGACATCAGCAG CAACCACAGGGAATTTGTGACTGGGCTGTGCAGCGAGGATGTCAAACAGGCCAGCAGGCTCCTGCTGCGGACACTGTACCTGCTCATGCAGGACCTCGGGCCACTGCCCAATGACATCACCCTCACCATGAAACTCCTCTACTACAACGATG TCACTCCCAAGGATTACCAGCCCCCTGGCTTCAAGGAAGATGGCAGCCCTGGTGACCTGTTGTTTAATGGGGATCCCGTCAACCTGAGAGTGGGGTCAGTGTCCACTGACTTCCACCTTATGAAAGTCAGAGTGACAACTGACAAGAAGAGGGTGAGGAAGGCTGACAGCAACCTGATCCAGAAGAATGGCCCTACTGAGATCTCCCACCAAGGGCTGGACTgcgaggaagaggaagaggaggagagcacAAAG AGTCACTCTCCCCCTGTCAGAGCAGATTCAAGTGAGCATGAAGGGGACAAAAGTGACACCCATCCAGGCAGGAAAATGGAAGCATCTTTTTGCCTTGAAGATAAAG GTAGAAAGAGGAAGATGGAAATAAAGGAGACGGACAGGATGCCTTGCTCAAGAGCATGTCAGCAG GCAAGCCACGTTCAGAAGTGCCACGACAGAAGGCGGTTGAAGGATGAAACCTGCCATGTGCAGAGCAAtaggaaagcatttttctgtggCAATGTCATTATCTTGAActtttgcagaagagaaaaaaagcagcaaggttTATCTCTGTCTGTCTATCAAGAGAGGCTGTATCTGATGAGAAGTTCCCAGAACATTTTCCCCTCCAAACCAGCTGAAGCTACACAGACCCAAGCAATGAAGAGAGAAAGATTCAGAGATGAGCTTGCCTCTCCTTCCTGTGAGCTCAGGCCATGCTGGGAGGAGTGA
- the HORMAD2 gene encoding HORMA domain-containing protein 2 isoform X3, giving the protein MAAQQLLRQKKKRSKEAVLFPENITTEQQSLVLVKRLLAVSVSCITYMRGLFPESSYGTRYLDDLCLKILREDKSCLGSLQIVKWIQGCFDALEKQYLHVAVLAIYTNPETVTELYQFKFKYKKKVPQMDISSNHREFVTGLCSEDVKQASRLLLRTLYLLMQDLGPLPNDITLTMKLLYYNDVTPKDYQPPGFKEDGSPGDLLFNGDPVNLRVGSVSTDFHLMKVRVTTDKKRVRKADSNLIQKNGPTEISHQGLDCEEEEEEESTKSHSPPVRADSSEHEGDKSDTHPGRKMEASFCLEDKGRKRKMEIKETDRMPCSRACQQINLLNLAFSQEEVIGPEKKRKVSEPEKLPLNSRKLCSF; this is encoded by the exons AtggctgctcagcagctgctcaggcaaaagaaaaagcgCTCTAAG GAAGCAGTGCTATTCCCTGAGAACATCACCACGGAGCAGCAGTCCCTGGTGCTGGTGAAAAGGCTCCTGGCTGTCTCCGTGTCCTGCATAACCTACATGAGGGGGCTGTTCCCAGAGAGCTCCTACGGCACTCGCTATCTGGATG ACCTCTGTCTAAAAATTCTCCGAGAAGATAAAAGCTGTCTGGGATCGTTGCAGATAGTCAAGTG gaTTCAAGGTTGTTTTGATGCTTTGGAGAAGCAGTAT CTACACGTGGCTGTCCTTGCA ATTTACACCAATCCTGAG ACAGTCACTGAACTGTATCAATTCAAATTCAAGTACAAAAAGAAGGTGCCCCAGATGGACATCAGCAG CAACCACAGGGAATTTGTGACTGGGCTGTGCAGCGAGGATGTCAAACAGGCCAGCAGGCTCCTGCTGCGGACACTGTACCTGCTCATGCAGGACCTCGGGCCACTGCCCAATGACATCACCCTCACCATGAAACTCCTCTACTACAACGATG TCACTCCCAAGGATTACCAGCCCCCTGGCTTCAAGGAAGATGGCAGCCCTGGTGACCTGTTGTTTAATGGGGATCCCGTCAACCTGAGAGTGGGGTCAGTGTCCACTGACTTCCACCTTATGAAAGTCAGAGTGACAACTGACAAGAAGAGGGTGAGGAAGGCTGACAGCAACCTGATCCAGAAGAATGGCCCTACTGAGATCTCCCACCAAGGGCTGGACTgcgaggaagaggaagaggaggagagcacAAAG AGTCACTCTCCCCCTGTCAGAGCAGATTCAAGTGAGCATGAAGGGGACAAAAGTGACACCCATCCAGGCAGGAAAATGGAAGCATCTTTTTGCCTTGAAGATAAAG GTAGAAAGAGGAAGATGGAAATAAAGGAGACGGACAGGATGCCTTGCTCAAGAGCATGTCAGCAG ATAAACCTCCTGAACCTTGCCTTCAGCCAGGAAGAGGTAATAGGACCcgagaagaaaaggaaggtcaGTGAACCAGAGAAGCTGCCTCTGAACAGCAGGAAATTATGTTCGTTCTGA
- the LOC116453033 gene encoding acyl-CoA dehydrogenase family member 11-like isoform X1: MFLCRLPWRRSSAACKLRQSGHFLPRERCQMLSIKGISTTVGQEQQASMQEQQVLEDLEVPLARRETETLFQEQPETGNQYLEDTLLRSYLKTHLPPKVLEEVHQDLERFGNRLLTKIQPLGWECELNPPVFRQYDAWGRRVDHIHTCSAWRRMKEISAEEGLIAEAYERRYSNWSRLYQAVKLYLFSSSSGGFSCPLAMTDGAAKVIESLGIPGSLKNAFSRLTSRDPEKFWTSGQWMTERRGGSDVANGTETVAREQPDGTYRLYGFKWFTSAADSDVTLTLARIADAEGQCTQGSRGLSLFFLRVRDEEGKLNSIQVQRLKDKLGTRQMATAELWLQGARAELISAEGRGVAAISNMLNITRIHNVISAVASMRRMISLSRDYARKRLAFGKLLKDHPLHMQTIARMEVQVRGAFLLLMEIVRLLGLAETNLASEQDQLLLRLLIPVAKLYTGKQASAVAVEAMESFGGQGYMEDTGLPVMLRDTLVLSIWEGTTNILSLDVLRSLTKSQGQVMAAFLSTVQVLSVQDWCPLSECFAESSISTCAALASLKVIARKKLELASGTEELAPGVQRTREAIGSLQEFMAAAGSEQALTMELAARDFSYSLARIYTGALLMEHAARPDASFTDVCAALRWCNQELCPVAVESGRGSYRGGAALQDGALVFGSSRL; this comes from the exons ATGTTTCTCTGTCGCTTGCCCTGGCGGAGATCCAGTGCCGCCTGCAAGTTGAGGCAATCAGGTCACTTTCTGCCTCGGGAGAGGTGCCAAATGCTGAGTATTAAAGGAATCAGCACGACCGTGGGGCAGGAGCAACAGGCCAGCATGCAGGAACAACAAGTGTTAGAAGATCTGGAAGTGCCCCTTGCAAGGAGAGAAACGGAGACCCTCTTCCAAGAGCAGCCTGAGACTGGGAACCAGTACTTGGAGGACACTTTGCTTCGGAGTTACTTGAAAACACACCTTCCTCCCAAG GTACTGGAGGAGGTGCATCAGGACCTGGAGAGGTTTGGAAACCGCCTGCTAACCAAGATCCAACCTCTGGGCTGGGAATGTGAGCTGAACCCCCCCGTGTTCCGGCAGTACGATGCCTGGGGGCGGCGCGTGGATCACATCCACACGTGCTCGGCATGGAGGAGGATGAAGGAGATTTCGGCAGAAGAGGGGCTGATTGCTGAGGCCTATGAGAGAAGATACTCCAACTGGAG ccgCCTGTACCAGGCTGTCAAACTGTACTTGTTCTCAAGCTCCTCTGGAGGTTTCAGCTGTCCACTGGCCATGACTGATGGGGCAGCCAAAGTCATTGAG TCACTGGGTATTCCTGGATCTCTGAAAAACGCTTTTTCCCGTCTGACATCCCGTGACCCCGAGAAGTTCTGGACCTCTGGCCAGTGGATGACCGAGCGAAGGGGTGGCTCAGATGTTG cTAATGGCACCGAGACCGTGGCCAGGGAGCAGCCGGATGGCACTTATCGTCTGTATGGATTTAAGTGGTTCACATCAGCAGCTGATTCTGATGTGACATTAACCCTGGCCAGGATAGCAGATGCTGAAGGACAG TGTACTCAGGGGTCCAGAGGCCTGTCCCTGTTCTTCCTGAGGGTTCGGGATGAGGAGGGGAAGCTGAACAGCATCCAGGTGCAAAGGCTGAAGGACAAGCTGGGCACAAGGCAGATGGCAAcggcagagctgtggctgcaaggagccagagcagagctg ATCTCCGCAGAGGGTCGTGGAGTGGCTGCCATCTCCAACATGCTGAACATCACTCGGATCCACAATGTCATTAGTGCAGTGGCTTCCATGAGAAG GATGATCAGTCTGAGCAGGGACTACGCCCGCAAGCGCCTGGCCTTCGGGAAGCTCCTCAAGGACCATCCCCTGCACATGCAGACGATAGCACGAATGGAG GTGCAGGTGAGAGGGGCGTTTCTGCTGCTTATGGAGATCGTTCGCCTGCTGGGCCTGGCTGAAACCAACCTGGCGAGTGAGCAGGACCAGCTGCTCCTGAGGCTGCTCATCCCAGTTGCCAAACTGTACACAGGGAAGCAG GCTTCTGCTGTGGCTGTTGAGGCAATGGAGAGTTTTGGAGGCCAAGGTTACATGGAGGACACAGGCTTGCCAGTCATGCTCCGGGATACTCTG gTGCTGTCCATATGGGAGGGGACAACAAATATCCTGTCCCTGGATGTGCTGCGATCCCTCACCAAGAGCCAGGGGCAGGTGATGGCTGCGTTCCTGTCCACAGTGCAG GTTCTCAGTGTGCAGGACTGGTGCCCATTGTCAGAGTGctttgcagaaagcagcattAGTACCTGTGCAGCACTTGCTTCTCTGAAGGTCATCGCAAGG AAAAAGCTGGAACTGGCTTCAGGCACTGAGGAACTGGCCCCAGGCGTGCAGCGGACACGGGAAGCCATCGGGAGCCTCCAAGAGTTCATGGCAGCTGCGGGCTCAGAGCAGGCACTGACCAtggagctggcagccagggaCTTCTCCTACAGCCTGGCACGGATCTACACAG GAGCTCTTTTAATGGAACACGCAGCTCGGCCTGACGCTTCCTTCACAGACGTCTGCGCTGCCCTGAG GTGGTGCAACCAGGAGCTGTGTCCGGTGGCCGTGGAGTCAGGGAGGGGCAGCTACCGGGGCGGGGCAGCGCTCCAGGACGGCGCCCTGGTGTTCGGGAGCAGCCGGCTCTGA
- the HORMAD2 gene encoding HORMA domain-containing protein 2 isoform X1, which produces MAAQQLLRQKKKRSKEAVLFPENITTEQQSLVLVKRLLAVSVSCITYMRGLFPESSYGTRYLDDLCLKILREDKSCLGSLQIVKWIQGCFDALEKQYLHVAVLAIYTNPETVTELYQFKFKYKKKVPQMDISSNHREFVTGLCSEDVKQASRLLLRTLYLLMQDLGPLPNDITLTMKLLYYNDVTPKDYQPPGFKEDGSPGDLLFNGDPVNLRVGSVSTDFHLMKVRVTTDKKRVRKADSNLIQKNGPTEISHQGLDCEEEEEEESTKSHSPPVRADSSEHEGDKSDTHPGRKMEASFCLEDKGRKRKMEIKETDRMPCSRACQQASHVQKCHDRRRLKDETCHVQSNRKAFFCGNVIILNFCRREKKQQGLSLSVYQERLYLMRSSQNIFPSKPAEATQTQAMKRERFRDELASPSCELRPCWEE; this is translated from the exons AtggctgctcagcagctgctcaggcaaaagaaaaagcgCTCTAAG GAAGCAGTGCTATTCCCTGAGAACATCACCACGGAGCAGCAGTCCCTGGTGCTGGTGAAAAGGCTCCTGGCTGTCTCCGTGTCCTGCATAACCTACATGAGGGGGCTGTTCCCAGAGAGCTCCTACGGCACTCGCTATCTGGATG ACCTCTGTCTAAAAATTCTCCGAGAAGATAAAAGCTGTCTGGGATCGTTGCAGATAGTCAAGTG gaTTCAAGGTTGTTTTGATGCTTTGGAGAAGCAGTAT CTACACGTGGCTGTCCTTGCA ATTTACACCAATCCTGAG ACAGTCACTGAACTGTATCAATTCAAATTCAAGTACAAAAAGAAGGTGCCCCAGATGGACATCAGCAG CAACCACAGGGAATTTGTGACTGGGCTGTGCAGCGAGGATGTCAAACAGGCCAGCAGGCTCCTGCTGCGGACACTGTACCTGCTCATGCAGGACCTCGGGCCACTGCCCAATGACATCACCCTCACCATGAAACTCCTCTACTACAACGATG TCACTCCCAAGGATTACCAGCCCCCTGGCTTCAAGGAAGATGGCAGCCCTGGTGACCTGTTGTTTAATGGGGATCCCGTCAACCTGAGAGTGGGGTCAGTGTCCACTGACTTCCACCTTATGAAAGTCAGAGTGACAACTGACAAGAAGAGGGTGAGGAAGGCTGACAGCAACCTGATCCAGAAGAATGGCCCTACTGAGATCTCCCACCAAGGGCTGGACTgcgaggaagaggaagaggaggagagcacAAAG AGTCACTCTCCCCCTGTCAGAGCAGATTCAAGTGAGCATGAAGGGGACAAAAGTGACACCCATCCAGGCAGGAAAATGGAAGCATCTTTTTGCCTTGAAGATAAAG GTAGAAAGAGGAAGATGGAAATAAAGGAGACGGACAGGATGCCTTGCTCAAGAGCATGTCAGCAG GCAAGCCACGTTCAGAAGTGCCACGACAGAAGGCGGTTGAAGGATGAAACCTGCCATGTGCAGAGCAAtaggaaagcatttttctgtggCAATGTCATTATCTTGAActtttgcagaagagaaaaaaagcagcaaggttTATCTCTGTCTGTCTATCAAGAGAGGCTGTATCTGATGAGAAGTTCCCAGAACATTTTCCCCTCCAAACCAGCTGAAGCTACACAGACCCAAGCAATGAAGAGAGAAAGATTCAGAGATGAGCTTGCCTCTCCTTCCTGTGAGCTCAGGCCATGCTGGGAGGAGTGA
- the HORMAD2 gene encoding HORMA domain-containing protein 2 isoform X5 translates to MAAQQLLRQKKKRSKEAVLFPENITTEQQSLVLVKRLLAVSVSCITYMRGLFPESSYGTRYLDDLCLKILREDKSCLGSLQIVKWIQGCFDALEKQYLHVAVLAIYTNPETVTELYQFKFKYKKKVPQMDISSNHREFVTGLCSEDVKQASRLLLRTLYLLMQDLGPLPNDITLTMKLLYYNDVTPKDYQPPGFKEDGSPGDLLFNGDPVNLRVGSVSTDFHLMKVRVTTDKKRVRKADSNLIQKNGPTEISHQGLDCEEEEEEESTKSHSPPVRADSSEHEGDKSDTHPGRKMEASFCLEDKDKPPEPCLQPGRGNRTREEKEGQ, encoded by the exons AtggctgctcagcagctgctcaggcaaaagaaaaagcgCTCTAAG GAAGCAGTGCTATTCCCTGAGAACATCACCACGGAGCAGCAGTCCCTGGTGCTGGTGAAAAGGCTCCTGGCTGTCTCCGTGTCCTGCATAACCTACATGAGGGGGCTGTTCCCAGAGAGCTCCTACGGCACTCGCTATCTGGATG ACCTCTGTCTAAAAATTCTCCGAGAAGATAAAAGCTGTCTGGGATCGTTGCAGATAGTCAAGTG gaTTCAAGGTTGTTTTGATGCTTTGGAGAAGCAGTAT CTACACGTGGCTGTCCTTGCA ATTTACACCAATCCTGAG ACAGTCACTGAACTGTATCAATTCAAATTCAAGTACAAAAAGAAGGTGCCCCAGATGGACATCAGCAG CAACCACAGGGAATTTGTGACTGGGCTGTGCAGCGAGGATGTCAAACAGGCCAGCAGGCTCCTGCTGCGGACACTGTACCTGCTCATGCAGGACCTCGGGCCACTGCCCAATGACATCACCCTCACCATGAAACTCCTCTACTACAACGATG TCACTCCCAAGGATTACCAGCCCCCTGGCTTCAAGGAAGATGGCAGCCCTGGTGACCTGTTGTTTAATGGGGATCCCGTCAACCTGAGAGTGGGGTCAGTGTCCACTGACTTCCACCTTATGAAAGTCAGAGTGACAACTGACAAGAAGAGGGTGAGGAAGGCTGACAGCAACCTGATCCAGAAGAATGGCCCTACTGAGATCTCCCACCAAGGGCTGGACTgcgaggaagaggaagaggaggagagcacAAAG AGTCACTCTCCCCCTGTCAGAGCAGATTCAAGTGAGCATGAAGGGGACAAAAGTGACACCCATCCAGGCAGGAAAATGGAAGCATCTTTTTGCCTTGAAGATAAAG ATAAACCTCCTGAACCTTGCCTTCAGCCAGGAAGAGGTAATAGGACCcgagaagaaaaggaaggtcaGTGA